In Flammeovirga kamogawensis, the sequence AGTGTTTCTTGTTACATCTCTAGTAATTTTATCTAAATCATGTTCTTTAATATCTTTTCTACTAATAAGGTTCTTGTAGAATGTTAAGCGATTGTTGTCACCATTTAAATCTTCAATATAATCAAGTGTATTGGCCAACCCTTCTTTCATGGCATTAGCAATTCTACTATTAACCGCAATTGGATTAGATTGAATTACTTCTGGTAAAATATCTTCAAACCAGCTTTTACCGTCAGGGTTATATGGAATTTCTTTATTTCCTTCGTAATACTTATAAGTTAATCCACCTTCACCATTTGGGGTAATCACTAACTTTCTTTTATTACCAAAAGTACTTTTTTCTATTTTGAAACGAGCATCTTTAGACATTCCAATTATTTGATCTTCATCTTCAGAGATCTGGATATCACCCTTATAATCTAAACTAAAGCTAGAAAGTAAATTGTATTGATTGATAGATCTTTCTGCTTCTCTTTGTGCTCTCTCAATTTCATCTTGATGAATTCGGATTTGCTCTTCGGCTATTCTGATATTTTCTTCAATAGTTTCTTGATCAATGTGAACTTCAATATTATTACACACTTCTTCTTGTGCATCCATAATAATTTTGATGTAACCCTCCATCTCTTCTACTTGAACTTCAGCAGCAACTTTACGAGCCTCTTCTGCTACTCGCATAGCATTTTCTCGTATTTCAGTTATGTTGATGACAATTGTAGAATCTGATCCAGGTACTTTAAATACTTTCACTTGGCCAATTGCTTGATTAAAACAGGCAAGTATTAGTAATATTGAGGAGTAAGTAATGATGTTTTTCATAAAAATTTGACACTAGTAGTTCGTTGATGTTACAAGTGTACCTGTTTTTATTTTTGTAGAAAAATGAAATGTATTGAACTGTAGAATTGATGTAATCAAATGTAGTTTTAGGCATAAAAAATAAAAACCTCCTAGTTAGCTTAGTTACTAATTAGGAGGTTTTGAAAACTACTTTTCAACTTACCTTTTGATAGGATTAGGGTTAAATTGTGGTTTTGGAGATGGAGCAAACAAGCCTATTGATGGACACTCTGCAGTAAATTTAGTAGTATTGGGCACATTAGATTTGTCTACAGTAAAGACTTTAATCGAATGGTGTTTTCCTCTAAACTTGTGCGTTCCCATATCTTTCATAGATAAATCAAGTTTAGCTGCAAGTGCATCAGAAACAAGCATTGAAACGCCTAACTCCTTACATTTTTCTTGTAAACGAGATGTCGCATTTACCGTATCTCCGTGGTAAGCGACTTCTCTTTTTATTACTCCAATTTGTGAGGTTGCAACAACTCCTGAGTGTATACCTGCTTTAAATTCGGGTACAACTCCAAATTCTTTCATAAAATATTCAGATCTACTTTTTAAAGTAGCTTCAATATCAAAGAATAGGCGAATACATCTATTATTTTTTATCCCCTTTTCAGTTAACCATGTCAATACAATTTCATCACCTACATATTGATAAACCGATGCTTTATTGTGGCTTATAGCATCAGTCATTGTACGGTAGCATTCTTGAATTAACATGCTGTATTTCATATGTCCTAAAGATTCTGCAATCGTTGTAGAATTATATAGGTCCATAAACATAAAAATTCTGTTCTCTTCTTTAGGTGTATAGTAGTTACCTCTTAAAACAGATTTAAACAATTCTGGTCCTAAAATATCTTTAAGCTGAAAAACGGAGTTTAATAATGCAGTGGCCGTTAAAACATAAATGGCGTAAATAATAAAACTCTGTTGTGTTAATTCATTAAAGTAGGGAAAACCATCTGGATACATGTTTTCACCAATATAATCTCCTAAGAAGAAGAGAATACAAGTAACAACTATAGCCGTAAATAACCCTAATGATAACCTCTTAACTACTTTTGTTTTGGCCCTTCTTTCTAAAAAGAAATAAAAATTCCACGAAAACCAACTAAGAATAAAAGCAAGTATTCCATTTGCTATAAATGCAAAACGTAGTTGTTCATGAATAATAAAATAGTCATTCTCACCCATGTAGTTTGCGTAGAAATTTAATGCATCATAGCGTATAATTAAGTACAATGCATTAAAGAAATACCACCCTACATATGAAAGGAGAAGTCCTTTTACATATTTTTCAAGTATATATTTATTCTTTAAACGCTCCATTAGATAGTTGCAAAAGTGACAATAAAGGATAATACAGATATTGTGATACCAATCATAAAGAAATTAAATGCAGCTCTTACTTTTCTATATTTTATATCAAGTACTTTACCCAAAAAGTAAGAATCTTTTGCTAGCTGATCATAAATCTGTTGAGGTGTTTTTGTCTTATCTCTAAATAATGACTGATACTCCTCTAAAGAGAGATCAACAAAGTCTCCAAAAAACAATAAATTAACTTCTTCTTTTTTCTTCTTTGGATTTTTATTGACGTTAGGTCGCGTAGCTAAAACAGCTAGTATGACTGAAACCAAACCTGTAATTGCTAAAATTACGGAAGGCATCATAAGTTCAGGAACTTGTTCAATCTTTCTAAATAAATAACCAATGGCAAAAGATGTAATAATAGAGTTGATAGAAAGTAAGATACTTGCTTTTCTATCGGCAATAGAACTTAACCCTAATTGGTTTCGGGCAAGAACACCATGCATTTCCTCAATATCTCTTCTTGGCTTTTCTTTAAGCAAAGGGGTTTCTACATTCTTTTCTTTTAGCTCTTTCTTCTGCTTTTTTTTCTTTTCCTTTTGCTCTTTTTTCTCTTCCATAACTGCCGATAAATCGGATTTTATAGTAGCGATATTTTCAGCTTTTTTTGGTTGGAAGTGTTGTCTGGCGTAATTCGTAAAATATCTATGTTCGGCCAAGAAATGCAAGTTCATAACTAACCATTGCGATTTAGAAATACCTCCTTCTTTAGCAACAACAGATTTTTCTTTTCTAAGTGCTTCAGAATACGCATTAAAATTAGATGTTCCTAAGTGTGAAAGATCGGAATCACACATAACTTGTTCTAATAAGTTTCTTGGCGTTTGGGGAATTCTAGTAGCCATTATACAACCCTTGATTATCTCTAGGTCAGGCTCTTCTAATTTGTTATTCAGAAAATCAAAAGAAAGGGAAGCACTGCAACTTTCATGGTTACTACAGTCTTCAGATGTATATCCAGTATCATGAAACCATGCAGAAATTTCTAATAATTGAATTTCCTTCTCACTTAAATTTTCTGCCTCACCAATTTCACGAACAGCACGCACAACATTTTCTGTATGCGTCATATTATGAAACGGTAAATCTGTTATATGTTTACTTGCATATTCTTTTGTAAGAAGTACAAGTTCGTTGTAGTTATCCATAATAATTAAAAGCTAAATCCAATATTCAAGTAGACATCAACCTCTTCATCAGAAGCTCCTAGTATAGCTGAAAATGCGATCTTATCAATCGGAGCAACATATAATCCTCCTCCGTAACCTTCGTGCCAAGAAGTAGAGGTTTCGTTATCAATCCAAACACGACCAATATCATAAAACCCTAGAACACCGAAAGTCATCGGCAAAATACTATTTTTAAATTTAAATATATCTAATCTTGCATCGAAACTATTTACTACAAAAGACCTTCCATAATAACGGTCTCTTCTAAATCCTCTTAAACTCTTAT encodes:
- a CDS encoding adenylate/guanylate cyclase domain-containing protein, with product MERLKNKYILEKYVKGLLLSYVGWYFFNALYLIIRYDALNFYANYMGENDYFIIHEQLRFAFIANGILAFILSWFSWNFYFFLERRAKTKVVKRLSLGLFTAIVVTCILFFLGDYIGENMYPDGFPYFNELTQQSFIIYAIYVLTATALLNSVFQLKDILGPELFKSVLRGNYYTPKEENRIFMFMDLYNSTTIAESLGHMKYSMLIQECYRTMTDAISHNKASVYQYVGDEIVLTWLTEKGIKNNRCIRLFFDIEATLKSRSEYFMKEFGVVPEFKAGIHSGVVATSQIGVIKREVAYHGDTVNATSRLQEKCKELGVSMLVSDALAAKLDLSMKDMGTHKFRGKHHSIKVFTVDKSNVPNTTKFTAECPSIGLFAPSPKPQFNPNPIKR
- a CDS encoding Pycsar system effector family protein: MDNYNELVLLTKEYASKHITDLPFHNMTHTENVVRAVREIGEAENLSEKEIQLLEISAWFHDTGYTSEDCSNHESCSASLSFDFLNNKLEEPDLEIIKGCIMATRIPQTPRNLLEQVMCDSDLSHLGTSNFNAYSEALRKEKSVVAKEGGISKSQWLVMNLHFLAEHRYFTNYARQHFQPKKAENIATIKSDLSAVMEEKKEQKEKKKKQKKELKEKNVETPLLKEKPRRDIEEMHGVLARNQLGLSSIADRKASILLSINSIITSFAIGYLFRKIEQVPELMMPSVILAITGLVSVILAVLATRPNVNKNPKKKKEEVNLLFFGDFVDLSLEEYQSLFRDKTKTPQQIYDQLAKDSYFLGKVLDIKYRKVRAAFNFFMIGITISVLSFIVTFATI